The Brassica napus cultivar Da-Ae chromosome C7, Da-Ae, whole genome shotgun sequence genome has a segment encoding these proteins:
- the LOC106357581 gene encoding NADP-dependent malic enzyme 1 — translation MESVKNSDLKSSVNGGVVDVYGEDSATIEHSITPWSLSVSSGYSLLRDPRYNKGLAFSEKERDTHYLRGLLPPAVVDQNLQEKRLINNIRQYQYPLQKYMALTELQERNERLFYKLLIDHVEELLPIVYTPTVGEACQKYGSIFRRPQGLFISLKERGKILDVLKNWHERNIQVIVVTDGERILGLGDLGCQGMGIPVGKLALYTALGGVRPSACLPVTIDVGTNNEKLLNDEFYIGLKQKRATGQEYRDLLHEFMSAVKQNYGENVLIQFEDFANHNAFQLLAKYRDTHLVFNDDIQGTAAVVLAGLVSAQKLTNSPLAEHTFLFLGAGEAGTGIAELIALYISKQMNASVEESRKKIWLVDSKGLIVNSRKESLQAFKKPWAHEHEPVNDLLGAIKAIKPNVLIGSAGIGRSFTKEVIEAMSSINERPLIMALSNPTTQSECTAEEAYTWSKGRAIFASGSPFDPVEYEGSVFVSTQANNAYIFPGFGLGLVISGAIRVHDDMLLAAAEALAGQVSKENYEKGMIYPSFSSIRKISAHIAANVATKAYELGLAGRLPRPKEIVKCAESSMYSPTYRIYR, via the exons ATGGAGAGCGTGAAGAACTCAGATTTAAAATCTTCTGTTAATGGTGGCGTTGTTGATGTGTATGGAGAAGACTCAGCCACCATTGAGCACAGCATAACTCCATGGTCTCTCTCTGTTTCTAG TGGGTATTCATTGCTGAGAGATCCTCGCTACAACAAAGGACTTGCTTtcagtgagaaagagagagacacACACTACTTGCGTGGCCTTCTTCCTCCAGCTGTTGTTGATCAAAATCTTCAG GAGAAGAGGCTGATCAACAACATCCGACAGTATCAATATCCATTACAAAAGTACATGGCCTTGACAGAACTTCAGGAAAGAAACGAGAGGCTGTTTTACAAGTTGTTGATAGATCATGTTGAGGAGCTTCTACCTATCGTTTATACTCCAACTGTTGGTGAAGCTTGTCAGAAATATGGAAGTATTTTCAGGCGACCTCAGGGTCTATTCATCAGTTTAAAAGAGAG AGGTAAAATTCTAGATGTGTTAAAGAACTGGCATGAAAGGAACATACAGGTTATAGTTGTTACAGATGGTGAAaggattttgggtttaggagATCTTGGATGTCAG GGGATGGGTATACCTGTTGGTAAATTGGCCTTATATACAGCACTTGGAGGTGTTCGTCCTTCTGCG tGCTTACCTGTCACCATTGATGTGGGAACAAACAATGAGAAACTGTTGAATGATGAGTTCTACATAGGACTCAAACAAAAGCGAGCAACGGGACAG GAGTATAGAGACCTCTTGCATGAGTTCATGAGTGCTGTGAAGCAGAACTATGGTGAAAATGTTCTTATACAG TTTGAAGATTTTGCTAATCATAACGCGTTCCAGTTGCTTGCGAAATACCGTGATACCCATCTAGTCTTCAATGATGATATACAG GGGACAGCAGCTGTTGTTCTTGCTGGATTAGTGTCCGCACAGAAGTTAACTAATAGTCCACTTGCAGAGCACACCTTCCTCTTTCTTGGTGCTGGTGAA GCTGGTACTGGAATAGCAGAACTTATAgctctttatatatcaaaacag ATGAATGCTTCGGTAGAGGAAAGCCGCAAGAAGATCTGGCTTGTTGATTCTAAG GGACTGATCGTTAACTCCCGTAAAGAGTCACTGCAAGCCTTCAAGAAACCATGGGCTCACGAACATGAACCTGTCAATGACCTCTTAGGTGCCATCAAG GCCATAAAACCGAATGTTCTGATTGGATCTGCTGGCATTGGACGGTCTTTCACAAAAGAAGTGATTGAGGCCATGTCTTCTATTAATGAG AGACCTTTGATAATGGCACTCTCTAACCCAACAACACAATCAGAATGTACAGCTGAAGAAGCTTATACCTGGAGTAAG GGTCGTGCAATATTTGCAAGTGGAAGCCCGTTTGATCCAGTTGAGTATGAAGGAAGTGTGTTTGTATCTACTCAGGCGAACAATGCCTACATATTTCCTGGTTTCGGACTTGGTTTGGTCATCTCCGGAGCCATACGAGTACATGATGATATGCTTCTGGCCGCAG CGGAGGCATTAGCTGGACAAGTAAGCAAAGAGAACTATGAGAAAGGaatgatatatccttccttctcTTCCATCCGCAAAATATCAGCTCACATCGCAGCCAATGTAGCAACTAAAGCATATGAACTTG GACTGGCGGGGAGGCTTCCCCGGCCTAAGGAGATTGTCAAGTGTGCGGAGAGTAGCATGTACAGCCCCACCTATCGTATCTACCGTTGA
- the LOC106354919 gene encoding uncharacterized protein LOC106354919, which translates to MSTTLDSMDSILFSLSRAFCTPFAVFVQIQGCVICLLLALGWLMAAYVRNREIKRIKNSMKAGNSLAFLYQDINELEHSRQAKLPRVSVVMPLKGFGEHNLHNWRSQITSLYGGPLEFLFVLESTQDPAYHAVSRLLATHQDHVEAKVVIAGLATTCSQKIHNQLIGVEKMHIDTKYVLFLDDDVSLHPGTIGALTSEMEKNPEIFIQTGYPLDLPSGTLGSYCIYEYHMPCSMGFATGGTTFFLWGGCMMMHADDFRQDRYGVVSGLRDGGYSDDMTLAALAGAHKRLITSPPVAVFPHPLATDLSFGRYWNYLRKQTFVLESYISKVNWIMNKALFAVHCYLSWGFVAPYVMSVIHITSALRIYIKGYHQLEDTTFASSGMSLVILLAICTFIELLSMWNLTRREVTLCNLLSPEAPRLTLAPYNWGLIFIAMLVDNFLYPISAFRSHFSQSINWSGIRYHLRNGKVFKIERRNDMVPAKTDLGGKHLYGKKGATHKASFLSSLGRNLAHWRQPKKFDV; encoded by the exons ATGTCTACCACATTGGACTCCATGGATTcgattctcttctctctcagcAGAGCCTTCTGCACCCCTTTCGCCGTCTTCGTTCAGATCCAG GGATGTGTTATATGCTTACTCCTTGCTCTAGGCTGGTTAATGGCTGCATATGTCAG GAAccgagagattaagagaatcaAAAACAGCATGAAAGCAGGAAACAGCTTGGCGTTTCTCTATCAAGACATCAATGAACTCGAGCACTCTAGGCAGGCTAAACTTCCCAGGGTTTCCGTTGTTATGCCTCTAAAAGGCTTCGGAGAACACAATCTGCACAATTGGAGAAGTCAG ATCACCTCTCTCTATGGTGGACCACTGGAATTCCTATTTGTTTTAGAAAGTACTCAAGACCCTGCTTATCATGCTGTTTCCCGTCTATTAGCTACGCATCAG GATCATGTTGAAGCTAAGGTTGTTATTGCTGGTTTAGCAACGACTTGCAGCCAGAAAATTCATAATCAGTTG ATTGGAGTTGAGAAAATGCACATAGATACCAAATATGTGTTGTTTTTGGACGATGATGTTAGCCTGCATCCTGGAACAATTGGAGCACTCACGTCTGAGATGGAGAAAAATCCAGAG ATATTTATTCAAACTGGGTATCCTCTAGACTTGCCCTCTGGAACCCTTGGAAGTTATTGCATCTATGAGTACCACATG CCTTGCTCAATGGGATTTGCGACTGGTGGGACAACATTCTTTTTGTGGGGAGGGTGCATGATG ATGCATGCTGATGATTTCAGACAAGATCGATATGGTGTTGTCTCTGGCTTACGTGATGGTGGATATTCAGATGATATGACACTTGCCGCTTTAGCAG GTGCTCACAAGAGGCTCATTACATCTCCTCCTGTTGCTGTATTCCCTCATCCTCTTGCAACTGATCTAAGTTTTGGACG GTACTGGAACTACTTGAGAAAGCAAACCTTTGTGCTGGAATCTTACATATCCAAAGTTAACTGGATAATGAACAAGGCTTTGTTTGCCGTCCACTGTTATCTATCATGGGGTTTTGTTGCACCATATGTTATGTCTGTCATCCACATCACATCAGCTTTAAGAATCTACATCAAGGGCTATCATCAACTTGAAGACACGACCTTTGCTTCTAGTG GTATGTCCCTTGTTATACTGTTGGCGATCTGCACCTTCATCGAGCTTCTATCAATGTGGAATTTGACAAGACGAGAAGTGACGCTATGCAATCTGTTATCCCCAGAGGCTCCACGTCTCACTCTTGCACCTTACAACTGGGGACTT ATATTTATAGCAATGCTAGTGGACAACTTTCTATATCCGATCTCAGCATTCCGTTCTCACTTTTCTCAATCCATAAACTGGTCTGGAATTAGATACCACTTGAGAAATGGAAAGGTTTTCAAG ATAGAGAGAAGGAATGATATGGTACCAGCAAAGACTGATTTAGGAGGGAAACACTTGTATGGTAAGAAGGGAGCTACACATAAAGCTTCCTTCTTAAGCTCATTGGGAAGAAACTTGGCTCACTGGCGACAACCAAAGAAGTTTGATGTTTAA